The following coding sequences are from one Lipingzhangella halophila window:
- a CDS encoding helix-turn-helix domain-containing protein, which translates to MVQKIDPRWLRFGTQLRRLREQAGVSQDRLARALNVSASMLSAMERGARGTKADYLDQIDRVLNTGGQVRQLWERMTGSNAFPEWFRAIELLQRKASEIREYHPLLIPGLLQCEEYARTIIRLGDPTYSNTEVNEQVQGRVNRQTLLTSERPPLLLVVLDEMVLRRPFGGATTMARQLEHLLEVSREPHVVIQIVPFGTERHPGLDGAFTLITVSGQPEILYLETRISGTPVDEPDGVQEYSRVFGELRGVALPPVASRELMEKVRGEFLESHRADMA; encoded by the coding sequence ATGGTGCAGAAGATTGATCCACGATGGCTCAGGTTCGGCACGCAGCTTCGCCGCCTGAGGGAACAAGCTGGGGTTTCCCAGGACCGACTCGCCAGGGCCCTCAATGTTTCGGCGTCGATGCTGAGTGCTATGGAGCGGGGCGCACGCGGCACCAAAGCGGACTACCTTGATCAAATCGACCGAGTGCTCAACACTGGGGGTCAGGTTCGTCAGCTTTGGGAACGAATGACCGGAAGCAACGCGTTTCCCGAATGGTTCCGTGCCATCGAACTGCTACAACGCAAGGCGTCCGAGATCCGGGAGTACCATCCACTCCTCATTCCGGGGTTGCTTCAGTGCGAGGAGTACGCGCGCACGATTATTCGGCTCGGTGATCCCACATACTCCAATACCGAGGTCAACGAGCAGGTTCAGGGGCGGGTCAACAGGCAGACTCTACTGACGTCGGAACGCCCCCCGCTGCTGCTGGTCGTCTTGGACGAGATGGTGCTGCGCCGACCGTTCGGCGGAGCCACGACGATGGCCCGCCAGCTCGAGCACCTTTTGGAAGTCTCTAGAGAGCCACACGTGGTGATCCAGATAGTGCCCTTTGGCACGGAACGTCACCCCGGGCTCGATGGTGCCTTTACGCTGATCACTGTCTCCGGGCAGCCGGAGATCCTGTACCTGGAGACCAGGATTTCCGGGACTCCAGTGGACGAACCAGACGGAGTACAGGAGTATTCGCGCGTCTTCGGTGAGCTTCGTGGCGTCGCTCTACCCCCAGTAGCATCGCGCGAGCTCATGGAGAAAGTACGAGGAGAGTTCCTTGAGAGTCATCGAGCAGACATGGCGTAA
- a CDS encoding DUF397 domain-containing protein, whose translation MRVIEQTWRKSSYSNSKGGNCVEVADTVSGGAAIRDSRHPDLGHLSFPAPEWSAFLRGVQTGRL comes from the coding sequence TTGAGAGTCATCGAGCAGACATGGCGTAAGTCCAGCTACAGCAACTCCAAGGGGGGAAACTGCGTCGAGGTAGCCGACACGGTTTCGGGTGGTGCGGCCATCCGCGACAGTCGGCACCCCGACCTCGGCCACCTTTCCTTTCCCGCCCCCGAGTGGTCGGCGTTCCTTCGGGGAGTGCAAACCGGTCGACTGTAG
- a CDS encoding diadenylate cyclase codes for MRAALAFGTPLREGIELIRQQGLGALVVLGYDRHDGKLFEGGHATDEPVTDEAIRRAALNDGATVLSPSLDRIARERTFLRPQAIVPAGAGGTRHLTAARCAAQTGRPVVAVSEERQAVTLYRGTERYLLLTALGLRAVIDDVMNALRAIHVQDAIVGDQARQGRLDEARGLLREVDGHLVELGAAGRIITSECATIASTLGLAWAPSDVAPFPIHTEKATTKIP; via the coding sequence GTGCGTGCGGCGCTGGCCTTCGGGACTCCGTTACGTGAGGGCATAGAGCTCATCCGCCAGCAGGGGCTCGGCGCGCTCGTCGTACTCGGGTACGACAGGCACGACGGGAAACTGTTCGAGGGAGGCCATGCCACCGACGAGCCCGTCACGGACGAAGCGATTCGTAGAGCCGCCCTGAATGACGGCGCCACGGTGCTGTCGCCGAGTCTCGACCGGATCGCGCGAGAGCGCACATTCCTGCGTCCGCAGGCGATCGTTCCCGCGGGCGCGGGCGGGACCCGGCATCTCACCGCCGCGCGGTGCGCCGCGCAGACCGGACGTCCCGTGGTGGCGGTCAGCGAGGAACGGCAAGCGGTCACGCTGTACCGCGGGACCGAGCGGTACTTGCTTCTTACCGCGCTCGGGCTCCGCGCGGTCATCGACGACGTCATGAACGCGCTACGGGCCATCCATGTGCAAGATGCCATCGTGGGGGATCAGGCTAGGCAGGGCCGCCTCGACGAAGCTCGGGGTCTGCTCCGGGAAGTCGATGGCCATCTCGTCGAGCTGGGTGCGGCTGGCAGGATAATCACGAGCGAGTGCGCCACAATCGCGAGCACACTGGGCCTCGCATGGGCGCCGTCGGACGTTGCCCCGTTCCCGATCCACACCGAAAAAGCGACGACAAAAATCCCTTAA